In one window of Chryseobacterium viscerum DNA:
- a CDS encoding TonB-dependent receptor plug domain-containing protein produces MDIKRSLVLLFSSYGCFLFAQEKTIDTIYVFDNQMNRVKLFHPVKIISAEEAEKNSSNLSELLRFQSQVFIKENGRGAVSSPSFRGTTAQQTAFVWNGININSNFLGQGDINNIALFGYDQIGIKAGGGSVVYGSGAIGGSIHLNNTLDFNKGFHGSLFSEVASFNTYNNFVKGSYSNDKFSFKASGNYSVSENNYEVSDLNYINRNGNYYNTTFNAGASYKITNDHKISWQSQFFDSSQHYPVYEETGTKTKYKTQSIRSLLSWDWNKTKFSNSFKAAYTEENFQYFGSLNQPKSSGGTGKNYIFKNDFNYFLNSKWNFNLIGEFQVNKGEGYQSGISSVSRNIGSVSGLLRYFATKDLRFEGGFKKDFVEDVKSPFMYSFSGKWSAAKWYDVSINVSKNFRYPSFNDIYYEPGGNKDLRPETSTQFDMVNEFKAGDFRLTLSPYYMNVTDLIVWLPTALGYWQAFNVNKSESYGLESQLSFSKQFGNHRIRANAGYYYAKSIDKETKMQRPYVPMHRGMANVDYEYGFFKFFAQGLLNGVTYTTSDEKRSDAIDPYFLLNMGVSATLAKKYTLGFKVNNLTNTYYKTVSFYPLPKRNYSVYAAINF; encoded by the coding sequence ATGGATATAAAAAGATCTTTAGTACTGCTTTTTTCATCTTATGGCTGTTTTCTTTTTGCACAAGAGAAAACCATTGACACTATTTATGTCTTCGATAACCAGATGAATAGGGTGAAACTTTTTCATCCCGTAAAAATAATTTCGGCAGAAGAGGCCGAAAAAAACTCCAGTAATCTTTCGGAACTCCTGAGATTTCAGTCACAGGTTTTTATTAAAGAAAATGGCCGCGGAGCTGTTTCTTCACCCTCTTTTCGGGGAACAACTGCCCAGCAGACCGCTTTTGTCTGGAATGGAATTAATATCAACTCCAATTTTTTAGGACAGGGAGATATTAATAATATTGCTTTGTTCGGATATGATCAGATCGGTATAAAAGCCGGTGGAGGAAGTGTAGTGTATGGAAGCGGAGCTATCGGGGGAAGTATTCACCTGAATAACACCCTTGATTTTAATAAAGGTTTCCATGGTTCTTTATTTTCTGAGGTTGCTTCTTTTAATACCTATAATAATTTTGTAAAAGGTTCTTACAGCAATGATAAGTTCAGTTTTAAAGCTTCCGGAAATTATTCTGTAAGTGAAAACAATTATGAGGTAAGTGATCTGAACTACATCAACAGAAATGGGAATTACTACAATACCACATTCAATGCAGGTGCATCCTATAAGATAACCAACGATCATAAAATTTCTTGGCAGAGCCAGTTTTTCGATTCTTCGCAGCATTATCCTGTGTATGAAGAAACGGGAACAAAAACAAAGTATAAAACTCAAAGTATAAGAAGTCTTCTTTCCTGGGACTGGAATAAAACAAAGTTCAGCAACTCTTTTAAAGCTGCCTATACAGAAGAAAACTTTCAGTATTTCGGTTCGCTAAACCAACCTAAATCAAGTGGTGGAACAGGGAAAAACTATATCTTTAAAAATGATTTCAATTATTTCCTGAATTCTAAGTGGAATTTTAATCTTATCGGAGAATTTCAGGTCAATAAAGGTGAAGGATATCAGAGCGGAATATCCAGTGTCAGCAGAAATATTGGCTCTGTTTCCGGATTGCTGCGGTATTTTGCTACTAAAGACCTGCGTTTTGAAGGTGGATTTAAAAAAGATTTTGTGGAAGATGTGAAGTCTCCGTTTATGTATTCATTCTCCGGAAAATGGAGTGCCGCAAAATGGTATGATGTAAGTATTAATGTGTCAAAAAACTTCAGATATCCGTCATTCAATGACATTTATTATGAACCGGGAGGAAATAAAGATCTGAGACCAGAAACGTCTACCCAGTTTGATATGGTGAATGAGTTCAAAGCGGGAGATTTCAGACTTACTTTGTCTCCTTATTATATGAACGTTACAGATCTTATTGTATGGCTGCCTACTGCTTTAGGATATTGGCAGGCATTTAATGTCAATAAATCTGAATCTTACGGATTAGAATCTCAGCTGTCTTTCAGTAAACAGTTTGGAAATCATAGAATCCGTGCGAACGCCGGGTACTATTATGCAAAATCTATTGATAAAGAAACGAAGATGCAAAGACCTTACGTTCCCATGCACAGAGGAATGGCCAATGTAGATTATGAATATGGTTTCTTTAAATTCTTTGCACAGGGACTACTGAATGGCGTTACTTATACCACAAGTGACGAAAAGAGATCAGATGCCATAGATCCTTATTTTCTTTTAAATATGGGTGTTTCCGCAACGCTAGCAAAAAAATACACTTTAGGGTTTAAAGTGAATAATCTAACGAATACTTATTATAAAACAGTTTCTTTCTATCCTTTACCAAAAAGAAACTACAGTGTGTATGCAGCAATAAATTTTTAA
- a CDS encoding YncE family protein, with product MKITKLLTVLFAVVLLFNMSSCTSDSAEFEMSPITYQNGYFISNEGNFNSQGAKVTFLTRDLSMKQDDVYGYNNNKEILGDVLQTIGLNGNKAYLVINNSNKIVVVDRYTFKKLAVITDQIDNPRGIAFANDFIYVANLNFSTNATSVTKYKVSDYSFVSKITMTGGADKTVEAGGNVFVQNATSGFGNMITYINASNDSKTEITVPNGKINSTVSYKSNVYTISSTATDSYIYKITSTGAMTPVITLTGIPSATNLQIDNDKIYFSSANKVYTTGLATPTVPSSPLLTAADGGPYLTLYGFNVIDGRIFASDVHQFTAESEMVIYSGTTGNKMGSIKTGGLGANGTFLNP from the coding sequence ATGAAAATAACTAAACTTTTAACTGTATTATTTGCAGTGGTTTTATTGTTTAACATGTCTTCATGTACAAGTGACTCTGCGGAGTTTGAAATGTCTCCCATCACTTACCAGAACGGATATTTTATCTCTAATGAAGGAAACTTCAACAGCCAGGGAGCTAAAGTAACATTCCTGACAAGAGATTTAAGTATGAAACAAGATGATGTGTATGGTTATAACAATAATAAAGAAATCCTGGGTGACGTTCTTCAGACCATTGGTCTTAACGGAAATAAGGCTTATCTTGTCATCAATAACTCAAACAAAATTGTTGTAGTAGATCGTTATACATTCAAAAAATTAGCAGTAATTACAGATCAGATTGATAATCCAAGAGGAATTGCTTTTGCGAATGACTTTATCTATGTTGCCAACCTGAATTTCTCTACGAATGCAACAAGTGTAACGAAATATAAAGTTTCTGACTATTCATTTGTAAGCAAAATCACTATGACAGGCGGTGCTGATAAAACAGTAGAAGCAGGTGGAAATGTTTTTGTACAAAATGCTACATCAGGATTCGGAAATATGATTACTTATATCAATGCTTCTAACGACAGTAAAACTGAAATTACTGTTCCGAATGGTAAAATTAACAGTACTGTTTCATACAAATCTAATGTTTACACCATTTCTTCTACAGCTACAGATTCTTATATCTACAAGATTACGAGCACTGGAGCAATGACACCGGTAATTACCCTGACAGGAATTCCAAGTGCTACCAATCTTCAGATTGATAATGATAAAATCTACTTCAGCTCTGCCAATAAAGTGTATACAACTGGTTTAGCTACTCCAACAGTTCCTTCCAGCCCATTATTAACAGCTGCGGATGGAGGTCCTTACCTTACACTTTACGGATTTAACGTTATTGACGGAAGAATTTTTGCATCAGACGTTCACCAGTTTACAGCAGAAAGTGAGATGGTAATATATTCAGGAACTACTGGTAACAAAATGGGATCTATTAAAACAGGAGGTCTTGGAGCTAACGGAACTTTCCTGAACCCATAA
- a CDS encoding CCA tRNA nucleotidyltransferase, whose amino-acid sequence MKINLSQNKNLKLFKIISEAAERNNQSVYIVGGYVRDLLMNRKASTDIDFVTEQSGIELAQSVAHDIDPKLKVSVFKTYGTAMIKYKELELEFVGARKESYTENSRKPEVEGGSLEDDQKRRDFTINAMAISLNKENFGELVDPFNGVEDLEKGILRTPLEPAQTYSDDPLRMMRAVRFASTLNFKIEENSLQAIQQEAERIKIVSMERIMVEFNKIMLSEKPSVGLKLMEQTGLMKLIIPELIELKGVEEVEGQTHKDNFYHTLEVVDNISVNTDNLWLRWAALLHDIGKAPTKKFVEGTGWTFHGHEFLGSKMVKTLFQRLKLPLGSDMKYVQKMVKLSSRPIALITDDASDAALRRLLFDAGENLEDLFTLCKADITTKNSKKQEKFKRNFEYVAVKIKEVEEKDQVRNFQPPITGEEIMEMFNLKPGREIGILKEKVKEAILEGEIPNEKEEATKFVIAEAEKLGLTI is encoded by the coding sequence ATGAAAATTAATCTTAGTCAAAATAAGAATTTAAAACTTTTTAAAATAATTTCTGAAGCAGCAGAAAGGAATAATCAGTCTGTATATATTGTGGGTGGTTATGTGCGTGATCTTCTGATGAACAGAAAAGCTTCCACAGATATAGACTTTGTAACAGAGCAAAGCGGTATTGAGCTTGCCCAGAGTGTAGCTCATGATATAGATCCTAAATTAAAGGTTTCCGTATTCAAAACTTATGGAACGGCCATGATCAAGTACAAAGAACTTGAGCTTGAGTTTGTGGGAGCAAGAAAAGAAAGCTACACCGAAAACAGCAGAAAACCGGAAGTAGAAGGCGGAAGTCTGGAAGATGATCAGAAAAGAAGAGATTTCACCATCAATGCGATGGCTATTTCTTTAAATAAAGAGAACTTCGGAGAACTGGTAGATCCGTTCAATGGGGTTGAAGATCTTGAAAAAGGAATTTTAAGAACTCCTTTAGAACCAGCTCAAACCTATTCTGATGATCCGTTAAGAATGATGAGAGCGGTACGTTTTGCTTCAACTTTAAATTTTAAAATCGAGGAAAACTCTCTTCAGGCTATCCAGCAGGAAGCAGAAAGAATCAAGATTGTTTCTATGGAAAGAATCATGGTAGAATTTAACAAAATTATGCTTTCTGAAAAACCTTCTGTCGGATTAAAACTCATGGAACAAACTGGTCTTATGAAGCTGATTATTCCGGAACTGATCGAACTGAAAGGAGTGGAAGAAGTGGAAGGACAAACCCACAAGGATAACTTTTACCACACGCTGGAAGTTGTAGATAATATTTCTGTGAATACAGATAATCTTTGGCTTCGCTGGGCTGCCCTGCTCCATGATATTGGGAAAGCCCCTACAAAAAAATTCGTAGAAGGAACGGGATGGACATTTCACGGACATGAATTTTTGGGTTCAAAAATGGTGAAAACACTTTTTCAAAGATTAAAATTACCTTTAGGAAGTGATATGAAATATGTGCAGAAAATGGTAAAACTTTCATCCAGACCTATTGCTCTGATCACTGATGATGCTTCAGATGCTGCATTGAGAAGACTTTTATTTGATGCCGGTGAAAACCTTGAAGATCTTTTTACTCTTTGTAAAGCCGATATTACTACTAAAAACTCTAAAAAGCAGGAGAAATTCAAAAGAAACTTTGAATATGTAGCCGTGAAGATCAAAGAAGTGGAAGAAAAAGATCAGGTAAGAAATTTTCAGCCGCCTATTACTGGTGAAGAGATTATGGAAATGTTTAATCTTAAGCCCGGCCGTGAAATTGGTATTCTGAAAGAGAAAGTAAAAGAAGCCATTCTGGAAGGTGAAATTCCAAATGAAAAAGAGGAAGCCACAAAGTTTGTCATTGCTGAAGCAGAAAAACTTGGATTAACAATTTAA
- a CDS encoding nuclear transport factor 2 family protein, with product MNHQEFAQMWINAWNSHDLEDILSHYSDDIEITTPMIAMATGGKESSLKGKEAVRKYWKKALDKFPNLHFDLIHSTAGVDSVALFYKSIMDKHAVEVMFFNEDGKISKMYAHYD from the coding sequence ATGAATCATCAGGAATTTGCTCAAATGTGGATTAATGCATGGAATTCTCATGATTTAGAGGATATACTCTCCCATTATTCGGATGATATTGAGATTACAACTCCCATGATAGCGATGGCTACAGGTGGTAAAGAAAGTTCTTTAAAGGGAAAAGAAGCCGTCCGCAAATATTGGAAAAAAGCCTTGGATAAGTTTCCAAATCTCCACTTTGATCTTATTCATTCTACAGCGGGAGTAGATTCAGTAGCATTATTTTATAAGTCGATTATGGATAAACATGCTGTTGAAGTCATGTTTTTTAATGAAGATGGAAAAATTAGTAAAATGTATGCTCATTATGATTAA
- a CDS encoding L-threonylcarbamoyladenylate synthase, whose translation MEHIIEILKSGGTILYPTDTIWGIGCDATNIEAVNKIFDIKKREKNKSMIILVESEKRLQDLVDVPEIAWEIIDLSEKPVTIVYENPRGLPKELLAEDGSIGIRLVKNDFCKKLITKLNRPLVSTSANFSGEKSPLKFSDISEEMISLVDYAVEEDREKVSKYSGSSVIKIWNDNRIKVLRE comes from the coding sequence ATGGAACATATTATCGAAATATTAAAATCCGGCGGAACAATTCTTTATCCTACAGATACGATCTGGGGAATAGGTTGTGATGCTACCAATATAGAAGCTGTCAATAAAATTTTTGACATCAAAAAGCGCGAAAAAAATAAATCTATGATCATCCTTGTAGAATCTGAGAAAAGACTTCAGGATCTGGTGGATGTTCCTGAGATAGCCTGGGAAATTATTGATCTTAGCGAAAAACCGGTAACGATTGTTTATGAAAATCCAAGAGGTTTGCCCAAAGAACTTCTTGCAGAAGATGGAAGCATCGGAATCCGATTAGTGAAAAATGATTTCTGTAAAAAACTGATTACAAAACTGAACAGACCTTTGGTATCTACCTCTGCCAATTTCAGTGGCGAGAAAAGCCCGTTGAAATTCTCTGATATTTCTGAGGAAATGATCAGCCTTGTGGATTATGCTGTGGAAGAAGACAGAGAAAAAGTTTCAAAATATTCTGGTTCATCGGTGATCAAAATATGGAATGACAATAGAATAAAAGTGCTTCGGGAATAA
- the tnpA gene encoding IS200/IS605 family transposase — translation MAFIKIYIHLVFSTRNRDPFLDTFDTRLKVWKHIKEYATEKEIFLDMINGYSDHCHCLISLGSNQNIEKIVQLLKGESSHWINKNDLVKGTFSWQDEYFAVSVSESMVETVRNYIKNQEKHHQKKSFGEEYKEFVEKYNFKI, via the coding sequence ATGGCTTTTATCAAAATTTACATTCATCTTGTTTTCTCTACAAGAAACAGAGATCCCTTTCTTGACACATTCGACACACGTCTCAAAGTCTGGAAACATATTAAAGAATATGCTACAGAAAAAGAAATATTTTTAGATATGATTAATGGATATTCAGACCATTGTCACTGCCTAATTTCCTTGGGTTCAAATCAAAATATAGAGAAAATCGTACAGTTATTAAAAGGAGAATCTTCTCATTGGATTAATAAGAATGATCTTGTAAAAGGAACGTTTTCCTGGCAGGATGAATATTTCGCGGTGTCCGTTTCTGAATCCATGGTAGAAACCGTAAGAAATTACATTAAAAATCAGGAAAAGCATCATCAGAAAAAAAGTTTCGGTGAGGAATATAAGGAATTTGTTGAAAAATATAATTTTAAAATCTGA
- a CDS encoding DinB family protein produces the protein MTDFQKYIQRYLDQIPSGNWINELQISADKTTGIYSNLTEEQSHFAYAEGKWTLKGLLLHLSDTERVFQYRILAFARGDKNNLPGFDENEYADQSFAGERTLESLLEEYKLVRKSSQILLETLQPSALQNTGTANGHEITVETIGKLIVGHNYHHLNIIEERYLSKLGWM, from the coding sequence ATGACCGATTTTCAAAAATATATTCAAAGATATTTAGATCAGATTCCATCAGGAAACTGGATCAACGAACTGCAGATATCAGCAGACAAAACAACAGGGATTTATTCCAACCTTACCGAAGAACAATCTCATTTCGCTTATGCAGAAGGAAAATGGACATTAAAAGGACTTCTACTCCATTTATCAGATACAGAAAGAGTTTTTCAATACAGAATATTAGCTTTCGCAAGAGGAGACAAAAACAATCTTCCAGGATTTGATGAAAATGAATATGCTGACCAGTCTTTTGCCGGTGAAAGAACACTTGAATCTCTTTTGGAAGAGTACAAGCTGGTGAGAAAATCTTCGCAGATTTTATTAGAAACACTTCAACCTTCTGCTTTACAAAATACAGGTACAGCCAATGGCCACGAAATCACTGTAGAAACCATCGGAAAACTAATTGTAGGGCACAATTACCATCACCTGAATATTATTGAAGAAAGGTATTTATCGAAGTTGGGATGGATGTAG
- a CDS encoding GNAT family N-acetyltransferase, with amino-acid sequence MKNTRKAVISDLPQLAELFDQYRIFYHKTSDIPASTNFLQERLENKDSEIFVAEENSKLTGFVQLYPIFSSTRMQRYWLLNDLYVNENYRGKGFSKELIEESKELCHSSKACGILLETGKSNDVGNQLYPACGFELYDSVNFYEWTNHE; translated from the coding sequence ATGAAAAACACAAGAAAAGCAGTCATCTCCGACTTGCCTCAGCTGGCTGAACTATTTGACCAGTATAGAATATTCTATCATAAGACTTCAGACATTCCTGCCTCGACCAATTTCCTTCAGGAAAGACTTGAAAATAAAGATTCTGAAATTTTTGTTGCAGAAGAAAATAGTAAACTAACAGGCTTCGTACAATTATACCCGATATTTTCGTCTACAAGAATGCAGCGCTACTGGCTGCTGAATGATCTCTATGTGAATGAAAACTATAGAGGAAAAGGCTTTTCTAAAGAGTTGATTGAAGAATCTAAGGAACTCTGCCACTCGTCAAAAGCATGTGGTATCCTTCTGGAGACAGGAAAAAGCAATGATGTAGGAAATCAGCTGTATCCAGCCTGTGGATTTGAATTGTATGACTCCGTGAATTTCTACGAGTGGACTAATCATGAGTAA
- a CDS encoding cystathionine gamma-synthase: MNFNTKVIHGGQHHESATGSVNVPVFLTSTFAQKSPGVHSGYEYSRAANPTRQALEDSLASIENGARGLAFGSGLAAIDCVLKLLNPGDEVIAVDDLYGGTYRMFTRLFEKYQLKFTFVNFDDVSKIADVITDKTKLIWVETPTNPLMKLVDIKAVVEIAKRKDILVAVDNTFATPYIQRPIDLGADIVMHSATKYLGGHSDVIAGALIAKDAELGDKLHFIQFASGGILGPHDSYLVLRGIKTLALRMQRHSDNGLAVAKYLETHPAVDKVIYPGLESHPQYELAKSQMKESGGMVSFTFKSGKKEDAIKFLEKVRVFTLAESLGGVESLANHPALMTHASIPAEKRAELGITDDLVRLSVGIEDAEDLIADLEKAFS, encoded by the coding sequence ATGAATTTTAATACAAAAGTAATTCACGGAGGGCAGCACCATGAGTCTGCAACAGGTTCTGTAAATGTTCCTGTATTTTTAACCTCTACGTTTGCACAAAAAAGCCCTGGAGTACATTCCGGATATGAATATTCAAGAGCAGCCAACCCTACAAGACAGGCATTGGAAGATTCTTTGGCAAGTATTGAAAATGGAGCGAGGGGTTTAGCTTTCGGTTCTGGTCTTGCTGCCATCGACTGTGTTTTGAAATTATTAAACCCTGGTGATGAAGTAATTGCTGTAGATGATCTTTATGGTGGTACTTACAGAATGTTCACAAGACTTTTCGAAAAATATCAGCTGAAGTTTACTTTCGTGAATTTTGACGATGTTTCTAAAATTGCAGATGTTATCACTGATAAAACTAAGCTGATCTGGGTAGAAACACCAACTAACCCATTGATGAAATTGGTAGACATCAAAGCAGTAGTAGAGATTGCGAAAAGAAAAGATATTTTAGTAGCGGTAGACAATACCTTTGCGACACCTTACATCCAGAGACCTATTGATTTGGGAGCTGATATCGTGATGCACTCTGCAACAAAATATTTAGGAGGACACTCTGATGTGATTGCAGGAGCGCTTATTGCTAAAGATGCTGAACTGGGAGATAAACTTCACTTTATTCAGTTTGCGAGTGGTGGTATTTTAGGGCCTCACGATTCTTACCTTGTATTGAGAGGAATCAAAACACTGGCATTAAGAATGCAGAGACATTCTGACAACGGACTTGCTGTAGCAAAATATCTGGAGACCCATCCAGCTGTAGATAAAGTAATTTATCCAGGATTGGAATCTCACCCACAGTATGAACTGGCAAAATCTCAGATGAAGGAATCAGGAGGAATGGTTTCATTCACTTTCAAATCCGGAAAGAAAGAAGATGCAATCAAATTCTTAGAGAAAGTAAGAGTATTCACACTTGCAGAATCTTTAGGAGGAGTGGAATCTTTAGCTAACCATCCTGCTCTGATGACTCACGCTTCAATCCCGGCAGAAAAACGTGCTGAATTGGGAATCACTGATGACCTTGTTCGTTTAAGTGTAGGTATTGAAGATGCTGAGGATCTTATTGCAGATTTAGAGAAAGCTTTTTCTTAA
- the gldC gene encoding gliding motility protein GldC has protein sequence MRKTQITIDVELDENHVPENITWNAQDGGIDKQDTKATMISVWDDKTREALRIDLWTKEMPVDQMKMFIHQILISLGSTYQRATGEEDVAQWMEEIAEEFAVKSAIK, from the coding sequence ATGAGAAAGACTCAGATTACGATAGATGTAGAACTTGATGAAAATCATGTGCCTGAAAATATTACATGGAACGCTCAGGACGGAGGTATTGATAAACAAGATACCAAAGCAACCATGATTTCTGTATGGGATGATAAGACAAGAGAGGCATTAAGAATTGATCTTTGGACTAAAGAAATGCCTGTAGATCAAATGAAGATGTTTATCCACCAGATTTTAATATCTTTAGGAAGCACTTATCAGAGAGCGACAGGTGAAGAGGATGTGGCGCAATGGATGGAAGAAATTGCAGAAGAGTTTGCTGTAAAATCTGCTATTAAGTAA
- a CDS encoding gliding motility protein GldB — protein sequence MKIFRYIALSSILAAGLVSCKKETENQWKVEVKETTEKVDVTDISKEFYNPNVPLEQFKAKFPWFQGSVSDADFEKRRMDAEEIKIYKEAIGKINQATLETELKSLFSHIKYYFPQFKSPKVYLFSSALQMIQDPIFYDQKGNLLFIDVTGFMGDGNPNYKGLELYFQKSMNPQNIVPKVSQLFAENIVTESPDHQKFIDQIILNGKVMILQDAFLPDTPDYLKINYTKKQYEWATGNEANIWNYFVESNLIFGDDPRLGERFISPGPFSKFYTEIDNESSPQIGIFTGWQICKTYLKEKPETKLTAFLKMDATTIFNESGYKPKLKQ from the coding sequence ATGAAGATTTTTAGATATATTGCGCTTTCTTCTATTTTAGCTGCCGGACTTGTTTCCTGCAAAAAAGAAACTGAAAATCAATGGAAGGTAGAAGTTAAAGAAACTACCGAAAAAGTTGATGTAACAGATATTTCCAAAGAATTTTATAATCCGAATGTTCCACTGGAGCAGTTTAAAGCTAAATTTCCATGGTTTCAGGGAAGTGTTTCAGATGCAGATTTCGAAAAAAGGAGAATGGATGCTGAAGAGATCAAAATCTATAAGGAAGCCATTGGAAAAATAAATCAGGCTACATTAGAAACGGAGCTGAAGAGTTTATTCTCACATATCAAGTATTATTTCCCACAGTTCAAAAGCCCCAAAGTATATTTATTTTCATCTGCATTACAGATGATTCAGGATCCTATATTTTATGATCAGAAAGGAAACCTTCTATTCATAGATGTTACCGGTTTTATGGGTGACGGAAATCCTAATTATAAGGGACTGGAACTGTATTTTCAAAAATCGATGAACCCGCAGAATATTGTTCCAAAAGTATCACAGCTTTTTGCTGAAAATATTGTAACAGAATCCCCAGATCACCAGAAATTTATTGATCAGATCATTCTGAACGGAAAAGTAATGATTCTTCAGGACGCTTTTCTTCCGGATACTCCTGATTATCTGAAAATAAATTATACCAAAAAGCAGTATGAATGGGCAACGGGTAATGAGGCCAATATCTGGAATTATTTTGTAGAAAGCAATCTGATCTTCGGAGATGATCCGAGATTGGGAGAACGTTTCATATCACCTGGACCATTCTCGAAATTTTATACGGAGATTGATAATGAATCTTCACCACAAATCGGAATTTTTACGGGATGGCAGATCTGTAAAACATACCTTAAGGAAAAGCCTGAGACAAAACTTACTGCTTTCCTGAAAATGGATGCAACTACCATTTTTAATGAATCTGGTTATAAACCGAAACTTAAACAATAG
- a CDS encoding protein phosphatase 1 regulatory subunit 42, with protein sequence MMKIKIITTLCLIWGLSFFYGQKLEFKDKNFEKAVLENFDLNKNGILEPLEAGTVTNLFLVQKGITSTEDLHFFKNVKMIVIDDNTIQNIVVNNLDQLELFSCTGCKISSFKAENLKNLSSLYLDNNLLEGISLNGIPKIDQLTLSLNQLKTIDLTQFKALRKLNLEHNKLQKIDISWNPALQTLNVMGNKIKETDIKKGIKIDVAIFGVGE encoded by the coding sequence ATGATGAAAATTAAAATAATTACAACCCTTTGCCTTATTTGGGGACTTTCTTTTTTCTATGGGCAAAAGCTTGAATTTAAAGATAAAAACTTTGAAAAAGCAGTCCTTGAAAATTTTGATCTGAATAAAAACGGAATACTTGAACCCCTGGAAGCTGGGACAGTTACGAATCTGTTCCTTGTTCAGAAAGGAATTACTTCTACGGAAGATCTGCACTTTTTCAAAAATGTGAAAATGATTGTTATAGATGATAATACGATACAGAATATTGTAGTAAACAATCTGGATCAACTGGAATTGTTTTCCTGTACAGGGTGTAAGATTTCTTCATTCAAAGCAGAAAATTTGAAAAATTTAAGTTCTTTATACCTGGATAATAATCTCTTGGAAGGTATTTCGCTTAATGGAATTCCAAAAATTGACCAATTAACATTATCTTTAAATCAATTGAAAACAATTGATCTGACTCAGTTTAAAGCATTAAGGAAACTGAATTTAGAACATAATAAGCTTCAAAAAATTGATATTTCCTGGAATCCGGCTCTGCAAACCCTGAACGTAATGGGAAATAAAATAAAGGAAACGGATATCAAAAAAGGGATAAAAATAGATGTTGCCATTTTTGGAGTTGGAGAGTAA
- a CDS encoding GNAT family N-acetyltransferase, with translation MKIETKRLILRKLEETDVERIFLLDSNPEVMKYLGKPAATKEESKEVIQMIRKQYEENGVGRLAVIEKESGLLIGWCGLKLLTKPINGYKNVLELGYRFIPEFWGKGYATETTERTLEYGFIELNANVIYAYADSGNTGSRYILGKLGFENIGEFEEDGVMCSWYELKREKYIQK, from the coding sequence ATGAAAATAGAAACAAAACGACTTATTTTAAGAAAACTTGAAGAGACAGATGTAGAACGTATTTTTCTTTTGGATTCCAATCCTGAGGTGATGAAATATCTGGGTAAACCTGCGGCAACAAAAGAAGAATCGAAAGAAGTGATCCAAATGATTCGGAAGCAATATGAAGAAAATGGTGTGGGAAGGCTTGCTGTTATTGAAAAAGAAAGCGGATTGCTGATAGGATGGTGTGGTTTAAAATTACTGACAAAACCTATCAATGGTTACAAAAATGTACTGGAATTGGGATATCGTTTTATTCCAGAGTTCTGGGGAAAAGGATATGCCACTGAGACCACTGAAAGAACACTTGAATATGGTTTTATTGAGCTAAATGCAAATGTAATTTATGCTTATGCCGATTCCGGAAATACAGGCTCAAGATATATTCTTGGGAAACTGGGTTTTGAAAATATTGGAGAATTTGAAGAAGATGGGGTGATGTGCTCATGGTACGAACTGAAGCGTGAAAAATATATACAAAAATGA